In Gambusia affinis linkage group LG06, SWU_Gaff_1.0, whole genome shotgun sequence, one DNA window encodes the following:
- the igsf11 gene encoding immunoglobulin superfamily member 11 isoform X1, which translates to MVKFQNSDLWIAWMVIFCMEGSRFDLHTGKVCVRALEVTVSQSSIQVARGQTAILPCSFTTSAALTNLNIIWMVIPLSNANLPEQVIIYQNGQVFTLPNHLKGRVGFVATMPSTSASIFINNTQLSDTGTYQCLVNNFPDGGGRNIGVIGLTVLVPPSVPACRIQGTLDVGSDIMLFCSSEEGIPTPSYSWEKLDALPKLPHNAMQDQMQGTVTLRNISTSTSGFYQCTSSNAIGKSTCVLNLEVVAPQPQSVGLIAGTIATGILAVIICSLLVVVTLFYWKNKNKYEEEEIPNEIREDDLPPKRSSSVKAFHADASSSENDTLTSTNTYNSRYWHNPKTNYDTNSYTRYNGDTRQTFTAAPTAAVHGPHGAHSHGQPQNATQVRETAVTAPGSTSLSRHPPPTTATTTTTSFANGGHMLSPPKTLVVTTNSAPSPPAIVRSNGTVSLKPVVTSAHGHHTHSYAVSQATLERMGAVPVMVPAQSRAGSLV; encoded by the exons TGTGTGTCCGGGCCCTGGAAGTGACTGTGTCCCAGAGCAGCATCCAGGTGGCTCGGGGCCAGACTGCCATCCTGCCCTGCTCCTTTACCACCAGCGCTGCCCTCACCAACCTCAACATAATCTGGATGGTGATCCCGCTGTCCAACGCTAACCTGCCAGAACAG GTGATAATTTACCAGAATGGCCAGGTGTTCACCTTACCTAACCACCTCAAGGGTCGTGTGGGCTTTGTGGCCACCATGCCAAGCACAAGTGCCTCCATCTTCATCAACAACACCCAGTTGTCTGACACTGGGACATACCAGTGCCTGGTGAACAACTTTCCCGACGGAGGAGGACGTAACATCGGAGTCATTGGGCTCACAGTGTTGG TGCCCCCCTCAGTGCCAGCATGTCGAATCCAGGGAACGCTGGATGTAGGCAGCGACATCATGCTGTTCTGCAGTTCAGAGGAAGGCATTCCCACGCCATCTTACTCCTGGGAGAAGCTTGATGCACTGCCCAAGCTACCACACAACGCCATGCAAG ACCAGATGCAGGGTACTGTCACCTTGAGAAATATCAGCACAAGCACCTCAGGGTTTTACCAGTGCACTTCCAGCAATGCCATTGGCAAGAGCACATGTGTGCTAAATCTGGAGGTTGTGGCAC CCCAGCCGCAGAGTGTGGGTCTGATTGCAGGAACCATTGCCACAGGAATCCTCGCTGTCATCATCTGTTCACTACTTGTTGTGGTTACACTGTTTTACTGGAAGAACAAGAACAAatatgaggaagaggagattcCTAATGAGATCAG AGAAGATGATTTACCTCCTAAGCGGTCATCATCAGTAAAGGCTTTCCATGCAGATGCCTCTTCCTCAGAGAATGACACACTGACTTCTACAAACACGTACAACAGTCGCTACTGGCACAACCCTAAAACCAACTACGACACCAACTCCTACACACGCTACAATGGAGACACTCGTCAGACCTTTACAGCTGCTCCTACTGCTGCTGTACATGGACCTCATGGAGCCCACAGTCACGGACAACCTCAGAACGCTACACAGGTCCGTGAAACAGCGGTCACAGCTCCCGGCTCCACCTCTCTATCCCGCCACCCACCACCCACCACGgcaacaaccacaacaacatcTTTTGCCAATGGCGGTCACATGCTCTCACCACCCAAGACTCTAGTAGTCACAACAAACTCTGCCCCATCCCCACCCGCCATTGTGCGCAGCAACGGCACCGTAAGCCTCAAACCAGTGGTGACATCCGCACACGGGCACCACACGCACTCTTATGCTGTTAGCCAGGCGACGCTGGAGCGGATGGGGGCAGTGCCGGTCATGGTGCCCGCCCAAAGCAGAGCAGGTTCACTTGTTTAA
- the igsf11 gene encoding immunoglobulin superfamily member 11 isoform X4, whose translation MLYVIILFLCVRALEVTVSQSSIQVARGQTAILPCSFTTSAALTNLNIIWMVIPLSNANLPEQVIIYQNGQVFTLPNHLKGRVGFVATMPSTSASIFINNTQLSDTGTYQCLVNNFPDGGGRNIGVIGLTVLVPPSVPACRIQGTLDVGSDIMLFCSSEEGIPTPSYSWEKLDALPKLPHNAMQDQMQGTVTLRNISTSTSGFYQCTSSNAIGKSTCVLNLEVVAPQPQSVGLIAGTIATGILAVIICSLLVVVTLFYWKNKNKYEEEEIPNEIREDDLPPKRSSSVKAFHADASSSENDTLTSTNTYNSRYWHNPKTNYDTNSYTRYNGDTRQTFTAAPTAAVHGPHGAHSHGQPQNATQVRETAVTAPGSTSLSRHPPPTTATTTTTSFANGGHMLSPPKTLVVTTNSAPSPPAIVRSNGTVSLKPVVTSAHGHHTHSYAVSQATLERMGAVPVMVPAQSRAGSLV comes from the exons TGTGTGTCCGGGCCCTGGAAGTGACTGTGTCCCAGAGCAGCATCCAGGTGGCTCGGGGCCAGACTGCCATCCTGCCCTGCTCCTTTACCACCAGCGCTGCCCTCACCAACCTCAACATAATCTGGATGGTGATCCCGCTGTCCAACGCTAACCTGCCAGAACAG GTGATAATTTACCAGAATGGCCAGGTGTTCACCTTACCTAACCACCTCAAGGGTCGTGTGGGCTTTGTGGCCACCATGCCAAGCACAAGTGCCTCCATCTTCATCAACAACACCCAGTTGTCTGACACTGGGACATACCAGTGCCTGGTGAACAACTTTCCCGACGGAGGAGGACGTAACATCGGAGTCATTGGGCTCACAGTGTTGG TGCCCCCCTCAGTGCCAGCATGTCGAATCCAGGGAACGCTGGATGTAGGCAGCGACATCATGCTGTTCTGCAGTTCAGAGGAAGGCATTCCCACGCCATCTTACTCCTGGGAGAAGCTTGATGCACTGCCCAAGCTACCACACAACGCCATGCAAG ACCAGATGCAGGGTACTGTCACCTTGAGAAATATCAGCACAAGCACCTCAGGGTTTTACCAGTGCACTTCCAGCAATGCCATTGGCAAGAGCACATGTGTGCTAAATCTGGAGGTTGTGGCAC CCCAGCCGCAGAGTGTGGGTCTGATTGCAGGAACCATTGCCACAGGAATCCTCGCTGTCATCATCTGTTCACTACTTGTTGTGGTTACACTGTTTTACTGGAAGAACAAGAACAAatatgaggaagaggagattcCTAATGAGATCAG AGAAGATGATTTACCTCCTAAGCGGTCATCATCAGTAAAGGCTTTCCATGCAGATGCCTCTTCCTCAGAGAATGACACACTGACTTCTACAAACACGTACAACAGTCGCTACTGGCACAACCCTAAAACCAACTACGACACCAACTCCTACACACGCTACAATGGAGACACTCGTCAGACCTTTACAGCTGCTCCTACTGCTGCTGTACATGGACCTCATGGAGCCCACAGTCACGGACAACCTCAGAACGCTACACAGGTCCGTGAAACAGCGGTCACAGCTCCCGGCTCCACCTCTCTATCCCGCCACCCACCACCCACCACGgcaacaaccacaacaacatcTTTTGCCAATGGCGGTCACATGCTCTCACCACCCAAGACTCTAGTAGTCACAACAAACTCTGCCCCATCCCCACCCGCCATTGTGCGCAGCAACGGCACCGTAAGCCTCAAACCAGTGGTGACATCCGCACACGGGCACCACACGCACTCTTATGCTGTTAGCCAGGCGACGCTGGAGCGGATGGGGGCAGTGCCGGTCATGGTGCCCGCCCAAAGCAGAGCAGGTTCACTTGTTTAA
- the igsf11 gene encoding immunoglobulin superfamily member 11 isoform X5: MVIPLSNANLPEQVIIYQNGQVFTLPNHLKGRVGFVATMPSTSASIFINNTQLSDTGTYQCLVNNFPDGGGRNIGVIGLTVLVPPSVPACRIQGTLDVGSDIMLFCSSEEGIPTPSYSWEKLDALPKLPHNAMQDQMQGTVTLRNISTSTSGFYQCTSSNAIGKSTCVLNLEVVAPQPQSVGLIAGTIATGILAVIICSLLVVVTLFYWKNKNKYEEEEIPNEIREDDLPPKRSSSVKAFHADASSSENDTLTSTNTYNSRYWHNPKTNYDTNSYTRYNGDTRQTFTAAPTAAVHGPHGAHSHGQPQNATQVRETAVTAPGSTSLSRHPPPTTATTTTTSFANGGHMLSPPKTLVVTTNSAPSPPAIVRSNGTVSLKPVVTSAHGHHTHSYAVSQATLERMGAVPVMVPAQSRAGSLV; the protein is encoded by the exons ATGGTGATCCCGCTGTCCAACGCTAACCTGCCAGAACAG GTGATAATTTACCAGAATGGCCAGGTGTTCACCTTACCTAACCACCTCAAGGGTCGTGTGGGCTTTGTGGCCACCATGCCAAGCACAAGTGCCTCCATCTTCATCAACAACACCCAGTTGTCTGACACTGGGACATACCAGTGCCTGGTGAACAACTTTCCCGACGGAGGAGGACGTAACATCGGAGTCATTGGGCTCACAGTGTTGG TGCCCCCCTCAGTGCCAGCATGTCGAATCCAGGGAACGCTGGATGTAGGCAGCGACATCATGCTGTTCTGCAGTTCAGAGGAAGGCATTCCCACGCCATCTTACTCCTGGGAGAAGCTTGATGCACTGCCCAAGCTACCACACAACGCCATGCAAG ACCAGATGCAGGGTACTGTCACCTTGAGAAATATCAGCACAAGCACCTCAGGGTTTTACCAGTGCACTTCCAGCAATGCCATTGGCAAGAGCACATGTGTGCTAAATCTGGAGGTTGTGGCAC CCCAGCCGCAGAGTGTGGGTCTGATTGCAGGAACCATTGCCACAGGAATCCTCGCTGTCATCATCTGTTCACTACTTGTTGTGGTTACACTGTTTTACTGGAAGAACAAGAACAAatatgaggaagaggagattcCTAATGAGATCAG AGAAGATGATTTACCTCCTAAGCGGTCATCATCAGTAAAGGCTTTCCATGCAGATGCCTCTTCCTCAGAGAATGACACACTGACTTCTACAAACACGTACAACAGTCGCTACTGGCACAACCCTAAAACCAACTACGACACCAACTCCTACACACGCTACAATGGAGACACTCGTCAGACCTTTACAGCTGCTCCTACTGCTGCTGTACATGGACCTCATGGAGCCCACAGTCACGGACAACCTCAGAACGCTACACAGGTCCGTGAAACAGCGGTCACAGCTCCCGGCTCCACCTCTCTATCCCGCCACCCACCACCCACCACGgcaacaaccacaacaacatcTTTTGCCAATGGCGGTCACATGCTCTCACCACCCAAGACTCTAGTAGTCACAACAAACTCTGCCCCATCCCCACCCGCCATTGTGCGCAGCAACGGCACCGTAAGCCTCAAACCAGTGGTGACATCCGCACACGGGCACCACACGCACTCTTATGCTGTTAGCCAGGCGACGCTGGAGCGGATGGGGGCAGTGCCGGTCATGGTGCCCGCCCAAAGCAGAGCAGGTTCACTTGTTTAA
- the igsf11 gene encoding immunoglobulin superfamily member 11 isoform X3, with amino-acid sequence MLYVIILFCSRFDLHTGKVCVRALEVTVSQSSIQVARGQTAILPCSFTTSAALTNLNIIWMVIPLSNANLPEQVIIYQNGQVFTLPNHLKGRVGFVATMPSTSASIFINNTQLSDTGTYQCLVNNFPDGGGRNIGVIGLTVLVPPSVPACRIQGTLDVGSDIMLFCSSEEGIPTPSYSWEKLDALPKLPHNAMQDQMQGTVTLRNISTSTSGFYQCTSSNAIGKSTCVLNLEVVAPQPQSVGLIAGTIATGILAVIICSLLVVVTLFYWKNKNKYEEEEIPNEIREDDLPPKRSSSVKAFHADASSSENDTLTSTNTYNSRYWHNPKTNYDTNSYTRYNGDTRQTFTAAPTAAVHGPHGAHSHGQPQNATQVRETAVTAPGSTSLSRHPPPTTATTTTTSFANGGHMLSPPKTLVVTTNSAPSPPAIVRSNGTVSLKPVVTSAHGHHTHSYAVSQATLERMGAVPVMVPAQSRAGSLV; translated from the exons TGTGTGTCCGGGCCCTGGAAGTGACTGTGTCCCAGAGCAGCATCCAGGTGGCTCGGGGCCAGACTGCCATCCTGCCCTGCTCCTTTACCACCAGCGCTGCCCTCACCAACCTCAACATAATCTGGATGGTGATCCCGCTGTCCAACGCTAACCTGCCAGAACAG GTGATAATTTACCAGAATGGCCAGGTGTTCACCTTACCTAACCACCTCAAGGGTCGTGTGGGCTTTGTGGCCACCATGCCAAGCACAAGTGCCTCCATCTTCATCAACAACACCCAGTTGTCTGACACTGGGACATACCAGTGCCTGGTGAACAACTTTCCCGACGGAGGAGGACGTAACATCGGAGTCATTGGGCTCACAGTGTTGG TGCCCCCCTCAGTGCCAGCATGTCGAATCCAGGGAACGCTGGATGTAGGCAGCGACATCATGCTGTTCTGCAGTTCAGAGGAAGGCATTCCCACGCCATCTTACTCCTGGGAGAAGCTTGATGCACTGCCCAAGCTACCACACAACGCCATGCAAG ACCAGATGCAGGGTACTGTCACCTTGAGAAATATCAGCACAAGCACCTCAGGGTTTTACCAGTGCACTTCCAGCAATGCCATTGGCAAGAGCACATGTGTGCTAAATCTGGAGGTTGTGGCAC CCCAGCCGCAGAGTGTGGGTCTGATTGCAGGAACCATTGCCACAGGAATCCTCGCTGTCATCATCTGTTCACTACTTGTTGTGGTTACACTGTTTTACTGGAAGAACAAGAACAAatatgaggaagaggagattcCTAATGAGATCAG AGAAGATGATTTACCTCCTAAGCGGTCATCATCAGTAAAGGCTTTCCATGCAGATGCCTCTTCCTCAGAGAATGACACACTGACTTCTACAAACACGTACAACAGTCGCTACTGGCACAACCCTAAAACCAACTACGACACCAACTCCTACACACGCTACAATGGAGACACTCGTCAGACCTTTACAGCTGCTCCTACTGCTGCTGTACATGGACCTCATGGAGCCCACAGTCACGGACAACCTCAGAACGCTACACAGGTCCGTGAAACAGCGGTCACAGCTCCCGGCTCCACCTCTCTATCCCGCCACCCACCACCCACCACGgcaacaaccacaacaacatcTTTTGCCAATGGCGGTCACATGCTCTCACCACCCAAGACTCTAGTAGTCACAACAAACTCTGCCCCATCCCCACCCGCCATTGTGCGCAGCAACGGCACCGTAAGCCTCAAACCAGTGGTGACATCCGCACACGGGCACCACACGCACTCTTATGCTGTTAGCCAGGCGACGCTGGAGCGGATGGGGGCAGTGCCGGTCATGGTGCCCGCCCAAAGCAGAGCAGGTTCACTTGTTTAA
- the igsf11 gene encoding immunoglobulin superfamily member 11 isoform X2: MVKFQNSDLWIAWMVIFCMEVCVRALEVTVSQSSIQVARGQTAILPCSFTTSAALTNLNIIWMVIPLSNANLPEQVIIYQNGQVFTLPNHLKGRVGFVATMPSTSASIFINNTQLSDTGTYQCLVNNFPDGGGRNIGVIGLTVLVPPSVPACRIQGTLDVGSDIMLFCSSEEGIPTPSYSWEKLDALPKLPHNAMQDQMQGTVTLRNISTSTSGFYQCTSSNAIGKSTCVLNLEVVAPQPQSVGLIAGTIATGILAVIICSLLVVVTLFYWKNKNKYEEEEIPNEIREDDLPPKRSSSVKAFHADASSSENDTLTSTNTYNSRYWHNPKTNYDTNSYTRYNGDTRQTFTAAPTAAVHGPHGAHSHGQPQNATQVRETAVTAPGSTSLSRHPPPTTATTTTTSFANGGHMLSPPKTLVVTTNSAPSPPAIVRSNGTVSLKPVVTSAHGHHTHSYAVSQATLERMGAVPVMVPAQSRAGSLV, encoded by the exons TGTGTGTCCGGGCCCTGGAAGTGACTGTGTCCCAGAGCAGCATCCAGGTGGCTCGGGGCCAGACTGCCATCCTGCCCTGCTCCTTTACCACCAGCGCTGCCCTCACCAACCTCAACATAATCTGGATGGTGATCCCGCTGTCCAACGCTAACCTGCCAGAACAG GTGATAATTTACCAGAATGGCCAGGTGTTCACCTTACCTAACCACCTCAAGGGTCGTGTGGGCTTTGTGGCCACCATGCCAAGCACAAGTGCCTCCATCTTCATCAACAACACCCAGTTGTCTGACACTGGGACATACCAGTGCCTGGTGAACAACTTTCCCGACGGAGGAGGACGTAACATCGGAGTCATTGGGCTCACAGTGTTGG TGCCCCCCTCAGTGCCAGCATGTCGAATCCAGGGAACGCTGGATGTAGGCAGCGACATCATGCTGTTCTGCAGTTCAGAGGAAGGCATTCCCACGCCATCTTACTCCTGGGAGAAGCTTGATGCACTGCCCAAGCTACCACACAACGCCATGCAAG ACCAGATGCAGGGTACTGTCACCTTGAGAAATATCAGCACAAGCACCTCAGGGTTTTACCAGTGCACTTCCAGCAATGCCATTGGCAAGAGCACATGTGTGCTAAATCTGGAGGTTGTGGCAC CCCAGCCGCAGAGTGTGGGTCTGATTGCAGGAACCATTGCCACAGGAATCCTCGCTGTCATCATCTGTTCACTACTTGTTGTGGTTACACTGTTTTACTGGAAGAACAAGAACAAatatgaggaagaggagattcCTAATGAGATCAG AGAAGATGATTTACCTCCTAAGCGGTCATCATCAGTAAAGGCTTTCCATGCAGATGCCTCTTCCTCAGAGAATGACACACTGACTTCTACAAACACGTACAACAGTCGCTACTGGCACAACCCTAAAACCAACTACGACACCAACTCCTACACACGCTACAATGGAGACACTCGTCAGACCTTTACAGCTGCTCCTACTGCTGCTGTACATGGACCTCATGGAGCCCACAGTCACGGACAACCTCAGAACGCTACACAGGTCCGTGAAACAGCGGTCACAGCTCCCGGCTCCACCTCTCTATCCCGCCACCCACCACCCACCACGgcaacaaccacaacaacatcTTTTGCCAATGGCGGTCACATGCTCTCACCACCCAAGACTCTAGTAGTCACAACAAACTCTGCCCCATCCCCACCCGCCATTGTGCGCAGCAACGGCACCGTAAGCCTCAAACCAGTGGTGACATCCGCACACGGGCACCACACGCACTCTTATGCTGTTAGCCAGGCGACGCTGGAGCGGATGGGGGCAGTGCCGGTCATGGTGCCCGCCCAAAGCAGAGCAGGTTCACTTGTTTAA